A window from Borrelia sp. P9F1 encodes these proteins:
- the ftsH gene encoding ATP-dependent zinc metalloprotease FtsH produces the protein MNINNNNLNNGKSNNKKKNKNWILCLVVVFLILAIFMSYFMRGGETYKNVPYSTFQTYLDSGLIESVVIVDKSQIQFVVKNSNLGKSYFSTSIPYLDINLLAELRNKKVEVSSGKSQASLISVLLQTLPWILFFVFFFFIFRQTQGGGGKVFSFGKSNAQKYEAGKNKVTFKDVAGQEEAKQELNEVVEFLKNPKKFEKIGARIPKGVLLVGSPGTGKTLLAKAVAGEAGVNFFHMSGSDFVEMFVGVGASRVRDLFDNARKNSPCIVFIDELDAVGRSRGAGLGGGHDEREQTLNQLLVEMDGFGTYTNVIVMAATNRPDVLDSALLRPGRFDRQVTITLPDIKEREAILNIHSQKTKLAKDINLQVIARATPGASGADLANLINEGALIAARNDQSEILMKDLEEARDKILMGVAKKSMTITDRQKLETAYHEAGHALLHYYLEHADPLHKVTIIPRGRALGVAFSLPKEDRLSINKHQILDKIKICYGGYASEQINLGFTTAGVQNDLMQATNLAKKMVTEWGMGEDVGPIFLVDDDAPIFLPKEFSKSKAYSENTADRVDREVKRILEECLREASDILVKHKDQLVKLAEALVLRETLTDTEVRELLGFGIVEDEYGQNLAKTDLEIVNG, from the coding sequence ATGAATATTAACAATAACAATTTGAACAATGGAAAATCTAATAATAAAAAGAAAAATAAAAATTGGATTTTGTGTCTTGTTGTAGTCTTCTTAATTCTAGCTATATTCATGTCTTATTTTATGAGAGGAGGGGAAACATACAAAAATGTTCCTTATAGTACTTTTCAGACTTATTTAGATAGCGGACTGATTGAGTCGGTTGTAATAGTTGATAAGAGTCAAATTCAATTTGTTGTCAAGAATTCGAACTTGGGAAAATCTTACTTCTCGACTAGCATACCTTATTTGGACATAAATTTGCTTGCCGAACTTAGGAATAAAAAGGTTGAGGTGAGTTCTGGTAAGAGTCAAGCATCCTTAATTAGTGTGCTTCTTCAGACTTTACCATGGATATTGTTTTTTGTCTTTTTTTTCTTTATCTTTCGTCAAACTCAAGGCGGAGGGGGGAAGGTTTTCTCATTTGGGAAGAGCAATGCTCAAAAATATGAAGCGGGGAAGAATAAGGTTACTTTTAAGGATGTGGCTGGACAAGAGGAGGCTAAGCAGGAGCTTAATGAGGTTGTGGAATTTCTTAAGAATCCTAAAAAGTTTGAAAAGATAGGTGCAAGAATACCAAAGGGTGTTCTTTTGGTTGGGTCTCCTGGGACTGGAAAGACTCTGCTTGCTAAGGCTGTTGCTGGGGAGGCTGGTGTAAATTTTTTTCACATGTCGGGGTCAGATTTTGTTGAAATGTTTGTTGGTGTTGGAGCAAGTCGTGTTAGAGATTTGTTTGATAATGCTAGGAAAAATTCTCCTTGTATCGTATTTATCGATGAACTTGATGCTGTTGGGAGGAGCCGGGGTGCAGGCCTCGGGGGGGGGCATGATGAGAGGGAGCAGACTCTTAATCAGTTATTAGTAGAAATGGATGGATTTGGAACGTATACTAATGTAATTGTGATGGCAGCGACAAATAGACCCGATGTGCTCGATTCTGCTCTTTTAAGACCTGGAAGATTTGATAGGCAGGTGACGATTACTCTTCCAGATATTAAGGAAAGAGAAGCGATACTAAATATTCATTCGCAAAAGACTAAGCTTGCCAAGGATATTAATTTACAGGTAATAGCGAGAGCAACTCCTGGAGCTAGTGGTGCTGATCTTGCGAATTTAATCAACGAGGGGGCTTTAATTGCTGCAAGGAACGATCAATCTGAAATTTTGATGAAGGACTTGGAAGAAGCCAGGGATAAAATATTGATGGGTGTTGCCAAAAAGTCTATGACTATTACTGATAGGCAAAAACTCGAGACAGCTTATCATGAAGCAGGGCATGCATTACTTCATTATTATCTTGAACATGCCGATCCGCTACACAAGGTTACTATTATTCCTAGGGGTAGGGCACTTGGAGTGGCCTTTTCTCTTCCTAAAGAGGATAGGCTTTCAATAAATAAGCATCAGATTCTTGACAAGATTAAGATATGTTATGGTGGCTATGCTAGCGAGCAAATTAATTTAGGTTTTACCACTGCCGGGGTGCAGAATGACTTGATGCAGGCTACTAATTTGGCAAAAAAGATGGTCACAGAATGGGGGATGGGAGAGGATGTGGGTCCTATATTTTTAGTGGATGATGATGCTCCGATTTTCCTTCCAAAAGAATTTTCTAAATCGAAAGCGTACTCTGAGAATACTGCTGATAGGGTAGACAGAGAAGTTAAGAGGATTTTAGAGGAGTGTTTAAGAGAGGCTTCAGATATTTTGGTTAAACATAAAGACCAGTTAGTTAAACTTGCAGAAGCTCTGGTTTTAAGAGAAACTTTAACAGATACTGAAGTAAGGGAGCTCTTAGGGTTCGGTATAGTTGAGGATGAATATGGTCAGAATTTAGCAAAAACTGATCTTGAGATAGTGAATGGATAA